One window of the Mytilus galloprovincialis chromosome 14, xbMytGall1.hap1.1, whole genome shotgun sequence genome contains the following:
- the LOC143058256 gene encoding uncharacterized protein LOC143058256, with the protein MGLLNRQRVPSNLYLTQTSRDDDNYFIDYRSRHTNMEGNMNSNDLSNETASDLPDEIDYVPEFCNNAIFEKEFNIKRPQIRSESIPVFNNFGRPTAYRPDYI; encoded by the exons ATGGGACTTTTGAACCGTCAGAGAGTACCATCTAACTTATACTTAACACAAACCAGTAGAGATGATGACAATTATTTCATTGATTATAGAAGTAGACATACCAACATGGAAGGCAATATGAATAGCAATGAT TTGTCTAATGAAACTGCATCTGATCTACCAGACGAAATTGACTACGTTCCAGAATTCTGCAACAATGCTATATTTGAAAAAGAG tttaatataaaaagaccACAAATAAGGAGTGAAAGTATACCCGTATTTAACAATTTCGGGAG